In Candida orthopsilosis Co 90-125, chromosome 4 draft sequence, a single genomic region encodes these proteins:
- a CDS encoding Kns1 protein (S. cerevisiae homolog KNS1 has protein tyrosine kinase activity, protein serine/threonine kinase activity and has role in protein autophosphorylation) has translation MSLLTNRKRPRGYSENFAPSQSATLNSSYQQQQQQSQQQQQSQSQFLQHQSQQSQQYDSSQSAQSNQYDQMHSFEGTSMSSFAQNSNFGYNNSAVGFSPHLQPKKSKFSNPFLSVEENDAILDDGETDTFALDDVDEGGGTSNDNVITGDEDDEYDDDIIIIDERDVVPRGKRNNSDSILINPDAQEAYNLFNVNQFEIDKSTRAKKQRTSSLPQLPQVKCFYNKLPNNYILQTPKLGNIKTNVIPHQNNLPPCDDENGHYIIKINDSFANRFVIVKLLGQGTFGKVVQCFDKVNREQVAIKIIRNIQKYRDAAKIELRILSTLKKFDNANKNHCIHLRECFDYRGHICIVTDLLKISLYDFLENNKFISFPGSHIQAISKQLIRSVTFLHDLNLIHTDLKPENILLHDDSFTKKQLYSSTIKSAFMNLAAPAASPKSNTKRVPKTSKVLKNPLIQVIDFGSAIFDDEYHSSIVSTRHYRAPEIVLGTGWSFPCDMWSIGCILVELIIGEPLFKTHDNLEHLAMIERIAGYRIDREMVKLSKLNENECGLEYFTNEYVGGPLDDDQLVHTSARDSPSGTTSISSCSDDDEAEVVRNVSSVGLDSDADYDLTRRRRNVHEMDDSDDSDDDVIFDEERTLANSLVLKFPTASTPQKFINAVDELSRIDLFISSRIGLRINFDYSLNQNYEENKHLINFGNFTFWWFFIDLLKKLFVINPRDRITALEALNHPWFNLGIQDEGTV, from the coding sequence ATGTCACTATTGACTAACAGAAAGCGTCCAAGAGGGTATAGTGAAAACTTTGCTCCTCTGCAATCGGCAACACTAAATTCATCGTatcagcagcagcagcaacaactgcagcaacaacaacaactgcaacTGCAGTTTTTACAACACCAAAGTCAACAAAGTCAGCAATATGACTCATCACAGTCTGCTCAGTCTAATCAATATGACCAAATGCACTCGTTCGAGGGCACATCTATGAGCTCATTTGCTCAAAATTCGAACTTCGGGTATAATAACTCCGCGGTCGGATTCAGCCCACACTTGCAACccaagaaatcaaaatttagCAATCCGTTCTTGCTGGTTGAAGAGAATGATGCTATTTTAGATGATGGAGAAACAGACACGTTTGCTTTGGacgatgttgatgaaggtgGTGGTACAAGTAACGATAATGTCATTACCGGAGACGAGGATGATGagtatgatgatgatatcaTTATTATTGACGAAAGGGATGTTGTCCCCCGTGGTAAGAGAAACAATAgtgattcaattttgattaaCCCCGATGCACAGGAAGCTTACAACCTTTTCAAtgttaatcaatttgagaTTGATAAATCCACGAGAGCAAAGAAGCAGCGAACTAGTTCGCTACCTCAATTACCTCAGGTAAAGTGTTTTTACAACAAACTACCCAACAACTATATACTACAAACGCCGAAGTTGGGTAATATAAAGACTAATGTTATACCGCATCAGAATAATTTACCGCCATGCGACGATGAAAATGGGCActatatcatcaaaatcaatgattctTTTGCTAACCGTTTTGTGATTGTGAAGTTATTGGGTCAGGGCACATTTGGAAAGGTTGTTCAATGCTTTGATAAGGTCAATAGGGAACAAGTTGCAATAAAAATTATTCGAAACATTCAGAAATATAGGGACGCAGCAAAGATTGAATTGAGAATATTATCAACGTTAAAGAAGTTTGATAATGCCAATAAGAACCATTGCATTCATTTGCGTGAATGCTTCGACTACCGTGGCCACATTTGCATCGTCACtgacttgttgaagatttcaTTGTACGATTTCttggaaaacaataaattcatttcGTTTCCTGGAAGTCATATACAAGCTATAtccaaacaattgataagATCAGTCACTTTCCTTCATGATTTAAACTTGATTCACACAGATCTCAAGCCAGAAAATATATTGCTACATGATGACTCATTCACGAAAAAACAATTGTACAGCTCCACCATCAAGAGCGCGTTTATGAATCTCGCAGCCCCAGCCGCATCACCCAAGAGCAATACCAAGAGAGTTCCCAAGACATCTAAAGTGCTAAAAAATCCATTGATTCAGGTTATTGACTTTGGCAGTGCtatttttgatgatgagtaCCACTCACTGATTGTTTCAACGCGGCATTATCGTGCACCAGAAATTGTTTTGGGAACTGGTTGGTCATTCCCGTGTGATATGTGGTCAATTGGTTGCATTTTGGTGGAGCTTATTATTGGTGAGCCTTTATTCAAAACACATGATAACCTAGAGCATTTGGCTATGATTGAAAGGATTGCTGGTTACAGAATCGATAGAGAGATGGTAAAATTGtcgaaattgaatgaaaacGAATGCGGACTTGAATATTTTACCAACGAGTATGTTGGTGGCCCTTTGGATGACGACCAACTAGTGCATACGTCTGCTCGGGACTCCCCATCTGGCACGACATCAATATCGTCATGCtccgatgatgatgaagcGGAGGTTGTTCGTAATGTTAGTTCTGTTGGTCTTGATAGTGATGCTGACTATGATCTTACTCGTCGTCGTCGTAATGTACACGAGATGGATGACTCTGATGACTCTGACGATGACGTCATTTTCGATGAAGAGAGGACGTTGGCAAACTCTTTGGTTTTAAAGTTCCCGACGGCATCAACTCCTCAAAAGTTTATCAATGCAGTGGACGAGttatcaagaattgatttgtttatcAGTTCACGAATTGGGTTAAGAATCAATTTCGATTACTCgttgaatcaaaattatgAGGAAAATAAACATTTGAttaattttggaaattttacattttggtggtttttcattgatttgttgaagaagttgtttGTGATTAATCCTAGAGATCGAATTACGGCATTGGAGGCGTTGAACCATCCATGGTTTAATTTAGGTATACAGGATGAAGGCACAGTCTAG
- a CDS encoding Sim1 adhesin-like protein yields the protein MKSSVLSLLTIAASALAAPLQHQHHHHHQQEKRDAVTKVVYVDGNGNTVTGPTASASSASASSASASAQSTITPASSSAAETTQDAETASSSASTSSSSSDDDSSTETGSSSTGDSSIAGDLEAFVNPTEKFEDGVHSCDSVVTGQGVIAVDWLSGLNGGWTTIMNENGDTSSTCKDGYYCSYACQAGMSKTQWPSEQPSNGISVGGLYCKNGKLYRSNQDEDYLCSWGANSVQFDSQISKDVAICRTDYPGSENMNIPTLLSGGGSAPVAVVDSDEYYNWKGGKTSTQYYVNNAGVSVEDGCVWGTSGSGVGNWAPVVLGAGTTGGKTYLSLIPNPNNTEKPNYNIKIEGDDVNGNCKYENGQYNGSGSDGCTVTVNSGDAKFVFY from the coding sequence atgaaatcatcaGTCTTAAGTTTGTTAACTATCGCAGCATCTGCTTTAGCTGCTCCATTgcaacatcaacaccaccaccatcaccaacaagaaaagagagaTGCTGTCACCAAGGTTGTTTATGTTGACGGAAATGGAAACACCGTTACTGGTCCAACTGCTTCTGCTTCATCTGCTTCTGCTTCATCTGCTTCTGCTTCTGCTCAATCGACCATTACCCCCGCTTCATCTTCAGCTGCGGAGACCACCCAAGATGCTGAAACTGCCTCTTCATCCgcttcaacttcatcttcttcatcagatGACGACTCCTCAACCGAAACGGGTTCATCATCCACTGGTGACTCATCAATCGCTGGTGACTTGGAGGCTTTTGTTAACCCAACTGAAAAATTCGAAGATGGTGTCCATTCATGTGATTCAGTTGTCACCGGTCAAGGTGTTATTGCTGTTGATTGGCTTTCAGGTTTGAACGGTGGTTGGACCACCATTATGAATGAAAATGGTGATACTTCATCCACCTGTAAAGATGGTTACTACTGTTCATACGCTTGTCAAGCTGGTATGTCAAAGACACAGTGGCCATCAGAACAACCAAGCAATGGTATCTCCGTTGGTGGATTGTACTGTAAGAATGGTAAATTGTACAGATCAAACCAAGATGAGGACTACTTGTGTTCATGGGGTGCAAACAGcgttcaatttgattcacAAATCTCCAAGGATGTTGCTATTTGCAGAACCGATTACCCAGGTTCTGAAAACATGAACATTCCAACTTTGTTGTCTGGTGGTGGATCTGCTCCTGTAGCTGTTGTTGACTCAGACGAATACTACAACTGGAAAGGTGGAAAGACTTCAACTCAATACTATGTCAACAATGCTGGTGTTTCTGTTGAAGACGGTTGTGTTTGGGGTACTTCTGGATCCGGTGTTGGTAACTGGGCCCCTGTGGTTCTTGGTGCTGGTACTACTGGTGGTAAGACTTATTTGTCGTTGATTCCAAACCCAAACAACACTGAGAAACCAAACTACAACATCAAGATTGAAGGTGACGACGTTAATGGTAACTGTAAATACGAAAATGGACAATACAATGGTTCTGGATCTGATGGTTGTACCGTGACTGTCAACTCTGGTGATGCCAAGTTTGTTTTCTATTAA
- a CDS encoding Atg12 protein (S. cerevisiae homolog ATG12 has protein tag, ligase activity and has role in mitochondrion degradation, CVT pathway, macroautophagy, piecemeal microautophagy of nucleus, C-terminal protein lipidation) codes for MSYIRQSEPENEEDSSSLSSSSSSGSIVLSDRVVNAEEIKSQSLESRIPLSTSIVLDKLPTKQQEQVEKTLEEHEQKHYSNADQTQDPVPEQTTKVSVRFQPIGSTIAVNPKVFKISSTQTIATLNRFLCKKLRQTHLCLYIQSSFSPAPEEIIGNLYDLFKTKDELIVSYCNSVAFG; via the coding sequence ATGTCATACATACGACAATCTGAGcctgaaaatgaagaagactCTTCGAGCTTATCATCAAGTTCATCTTCTGGCCTGATTGTGTTATCAGACAGAGTCGTCAATGCTGAGGAAATTAAGAGTCAAAGCTTGGAGTCACGCATACCCTTATCCACATCAATTGTCTTAGATAAACTTCCTACAAAGCAGCAAGAGCAGGTAGAAAAAACACTTGAGGAGCATGAACAGAAGCACTACTCAAATGCAGATCAGACACAAGATCCTGTTCCAGAACAGACTACCAAGGTAAGCGTACGATTTCAACCAATCggatcaacaattgcagTCAATCCCAAAGTATTCAAGATATCATCCACACAAACAATTGCTACTTTGAACAGATTCTTATGCAAAAAGCTAAGGCAGACCCATCTTTGCTTATATATTCAAAGTTCTTTCCTGCCTGCACCAGAAGAGATAATTGGTAATTTGTACGACttattcaaaacaaaggaTGAACTAATAGTAAGTTATTGTAATTCGGTTGCCTTTGGATGA
- a CDS encoding Ybp1 protein (S. cerevisiae homolog YBP1 has role cellular response to oxidative stress and localizes to cytoplasm) encodes MTSEEDEKSDARSITSDLESESTINEPIQFERVLESLKTGAKDAIAEKDYLSYSTLLDIQLHDPSRYTYDEREQLIGSLLEVLQSNDTLVYEIGWDIPSIIIPYIESDFEFNSGIRDAPCVYKILKIFEVLATHGNPKELFLKSCELLGTLTLSDDSSIDFTHKENFFEIKMYNINELMATCLRKIPTLYPSRLLAMTVGSYVNLMYNLQQVSISRSTYQFVLKRAYSFVRNYDRAPKPENVDYTESELSKIQNDEDYLIRKLLTGFITNMIYMGTRAYTSFFSMRHFYYLQRDSGKILEGQEPPDTAIFDRFYELAYSFDLYLSNFFDKFVQESKKFIYGIKHNGDDFTDLLFEKCVIDYQSNLLTSIVDSDAKSVNDSPLGEIILFTQFKAVSHAFDTPLIKLSDAISIALRLLIPQMIQKTFVHRGLQDLVLFWIWYALQQNDLKTDPNYDAKIDLTSVSQEYLPIFFQCLIFVFHHSEVPRFRYMMLTLLTKLLIATPESVGYDFIKDTVENCPFEVIRPALIGIYKELLLNSRTGINDVDLDLKRVSLKDENGATKAPELPPRRVKTTTYYALTEEKFNDILEWVLLAQSNTFIENEGETKIDPTKLSTLASVLNLLVALKKHEAVSANKDKLEVVLRGVDRNIEFITKNGSNQFEKNAAGMLGLTIERIRE; translated from the coding sequence ATGACCTCCGAAGAAGACGAGAAGTCAGATGCCAGATCAATAACTTCAGATCTTGAAAGCgaatcaacaatcaatgaGCCAATTCAATTCGAGAGAGTTCTTGAAAGTTTAAAAACGGGAGCGAAAGATGCTATTGCGGAAAAGGATTACTTGTCGTACAGCACTTTACTAGATATCCAATTACATGACCCATCTCGCTACACCTACGATGAGAGAGAACAACTCATAGGTAGTCTATTGGAAGTTTTGCAGCTGAATGACACCTTGGTTTACGAAATAGGATGGGACATTCCAAGTATTATCATACCTTATATTGAATCGGACTTTGAATTCAACTCCGGGATCAGAGATGCGCCTTGTGtatacaaaattttaaaaatatTCGAGGTCTTAGCAACCCACGGGAACCCAAAAGAGTTATTCTTGAAGAGTTGCGAATTGTTGGGGACTTTAACTTTAAGTGATGATTCAAGTATTGATTTTACCCATAAGGAAaacttttttgaaattaaaatGTACAATATCAATGAATTGATGGCCACTTGTTTGAGGAAGATACCAACATTGTACCCATCTAGACTCCTTGCCATGACTGTGGGATCATATGTTAACTTGATGTATAACTTGCAACaggtttcaatttctcgATCAACTTACCAATttgtattgaaaagagCATACAGCTTTGTTAGAAATTATGACCGTGCTCCAAAACCGGAAAATGTCGATTACACAGAATCTGAGttatcaaaaattcaaaacgATGAAGACTACTTGATtagaaaattgttgactgGATTCATTACCAATATGATATACATGGGTACAAGGGCCTACACTTCGTTTTTTTCGATGCGTCATTTCTACTATTTGCAACGGGATTCAGGTAAGATTCTTGAAGGCCAAGAACCACCCGACACTGCTATTTTTGATAGATTTTACGAATTGGCTTATctgtttgatttgtatttAAGCAACTTTTTTGATAAGTTTGTGCAGGAGTCCAAGAAGTTTATATACGGGATCAAGCACAACGGTGATGACTTCACTGActtgttgtttgaaaaatgtgtcattgattatcaatcaaatttgttgacgAGTATTGTGGATAGTGATGCCAAGTCTGTCAATGACTCACCGCTAGGAGAAATTATTTTATTCACACAATTTAAAGCCGTTAGCCATGCATTTGATACTCCTTTAATCAAACTTAGTGATGCCATTAGCATTGCGTTGCGATTGCTTATCCCGcaaatgattcaaaaaacttttgtacATAGGGGATTACAGGATTTGGTATTGTTCTGGATCTGGTATGCTTTACAACAAAACGATCTCAAAACTGATCCCAATTATGATGCAAAGATAGATTTGACATCGGTATCACAAGAGTACTTGCCtatattttttcaatgtttgATATTCGTGTTTCATCATAGCGAAGTGCCAAGATTTAGATATATGATGTTGactttgttgacaaaattgttgattgcGACCCCAGAATCAGTTGGTTATGATTTTATCAAGGATactgttgaaaattgtcCATTTGAGGTGATACGACCAGCTTTAATTGGTATTTATAAGGAGCTTTTGTTGAACCTGAGAACTGGCATCAATGATGTTGATCTTGACTTAAAGAGAGTGTCCCTCAAGGATGAAAATGGAGCTACAAAGGCTCCTGAGTTGCCACCTAGAAGGGTAAAGACTACAACATATTATGCCTTGACAGAAGAGAAGTTCAATGATATTCTTGAATGGGTCCTTCTAGCTCAGTCAAATACCTTCATTGAGAATGAAGGGGAAACTAAAATAGATCCAACAAAACTCTCAACATTGGCATCGgttttgaatttgcttGTTGCATTAAAGAAACATGAGGCTGTTTCTGCAAACAAGGACAAATTGGAAGTAGTCTTGAGGGGTGTCGACAGGAACATCGAATTCATCACCAAGAATGGTCTGAACcagtttgaaaagaatgcTGCTGGTATGTTGGGACtcacaattgaaagaataagagaataa
- a CDS encoding Ypt6 protein (S. cerevisiae homolog YPT6 has GTPase activity and has role in intracellular protein transport, endosome to Golgi), translated as MNSDKTNILKKYKIVFLGDQSVGKTSLITRFMYDTFDETYATTIGIDFLSKTMYLEEGKTVRLQLWDTAGQERFRSLIPSYIRDSHVAVICYDITNKKSFLNLDKWIKDVKVERGDDVVIVLVGNKSDLANTKRQVSVEEVEQLHNKIGSNFFIETSTKANHNVKLLFKKIAQSLPDFNNDEDEENQEQANTNKPETINITIENDDKNQGTSSCC; from the coding sequence ATGAACTCTGACAAAACAAATATTCtcaaaaaatacaaaattgtcTTTTTGGGAGATCAAAGTGTCGGTAAGACCTCTCTAATTACACGATTTATGTATGATacatttgatgaaacttATGCCACTACAATAGGGATTGACTTTTTAAGTAAAACTATGTACcttgaagaaggaaaaacTGTGAGATTGCAATTGTGGGATACTGCAGGACAAGAGAGATTTCGATCATTAATTCCATCGTATATTCGTGACTCGCACGTAGCTGTGATATGCTACGATATTACTAATAAAAAGTCTTTTTTGAATCTCGATAAGTGGATAAAAGATGTTAAAGTGGAGAGAGGTGACGATGTAGTGATTGTGCTAGTTGGCAACAAGCTGGATCTTGCAAATACCAAGCGACAAGTGAGTGTCGAAGAAGTTGAGCAATTGCATAACAAGATTGGGTCTAATTTTTTTATAGAGACATCCACAAAGGCTAACCACAATGTCAAGCTATTGTTCAAGAAGATTGCCCAGTCGTTGCcagatttcaacaatgatgaagatgaggagAATCAAGAGCAGGCCAATACGAATAAACCGGAAACTATAAATATAAcgattgaaaatgatgataaGAATCAAGGTACGAGTTCATGTTGCTAG
- a CDS encoding Ymr074c protein (S. cerevisiae homolog YMR074C has role in apoptosis and localizes to cytoplasm, nucleus) gives MDDAELNAIRQARLAELQKSSSGGSPSPSTSQNQQQQQAAANDMTSVILGKILETEARERLSRVRIVRPDRAQAVENYIVKLYSVGQIRQKLSEKDIVEILDGLSRDTQQKQQSKIVYNRKSTLDDDDEDDFFD, from the coding sequence aTGGATGATGCTGAGTTGAATGCTATTAGACAAGCACGTCTAGCGGAGCTACAAAAGTCTTCTAGTGGGGGAAGTCCAAGTCCTTCGACATcacaaaaccaacaacaacaacaggcAGCAGCCAATGACATGACCAGCGTCATATTAGGCAAGATATTAGAAACAGAAGCACGAGAGAGGTTGAGCAGAGTCAGAATAGTCAGACCAGACAGAGCACAAGCGGTGGAAAACTACATCGTGAAGCTATATTCCGTTGGGCAGATAAGGCAAAAATTAAGTGAAAAGGATATCGTTGAGATTCTAGATGGCTTGAGCAGAGACACTCAGCAAAAGCAACAGTCTAAAATTGTATATAATAGAAAGTCTACCCTcgatgacgatgacgaaGATGACTTTTTTGATTAG
- a CDS encoding Kip1 protein (non-essential kinesin from the bipolar (Kinesis-5) family) — protein sequence MSNIQVVVRCRGRNQQEVAAKSPIVLDLTDDTYSTTEPYVSINQPANGVLRRTSNSQDVTTNTSKKAYKFDQVYGSQADQGLLYSHVALPLLSEFLEGTNVSILAYGQTGTGKTYTMCGFNSNNNMDELPLPEVAGIIPRTLFELFEKLEYMGDDYMVKVSYLEIYNEELADLLSNHNKKLRVHERVNSVSKVGVSQKSISIQNLSELCINNYSEGVKLLKMGFNKKKTTATNMNEASSRSHTIFCISLYRKDPNNDSMYRVSKMNLVDLAGSENISRSGSVVKEAGGINQSLLALGRVINALNEQKLSQHIPYRESKLTHILQDSLGGGTKTTLIATISPAKINAMETCSTLDYASKAKNIKNTPQSGHDSEVILKKILVKNLTNEISQLNSDLMATRHKNGIYLDQKSYKNLISENESLKTQLRENSLKVESLNKKCDALEQLRNESKEELSFFKSQNENLSQKAGVIESKLQDASSKLSHRDATINSLTAKLKSVLEKSSTSATMLTTLLSNHLNASLNLLRDTITMQSSSTSVGTVDDFQKKFLKELQCFKDDIQSKLQSYQKNLDEKVNEDLLSTFDSLQECMDGLYSLQQRSTLTIQEAVTDLRVANEKLSGHLMGDYMTGVEETIQRRHEEILRKDFVSLYENLKSTINKEIEKSIQNAMKSTGAATHDVLVKEKAHVVTFEKNWKTRVNEVVPKIEKELKASHHALETSAGKLSELHSNGSQSVKSILEEKFSISFDKLPDTAQLPKIVKNMKSLDDSLSQKLQDINANLKHIQQFDAKRAFEISPLKSKLEQSPPTESGMSQQASQPVRRRALSLSPVKSSRAPTPSKIPTMKRSNTNVVDDDQSKRRKVLSSVYNVT from the coding sequence ATGTCTAATATCCAAGTGGTGGTTAGATGTCGTGGAAGAAACCAGCAGGAGGTTGCGGCAAAATCTCCCATTGTACTAGATTTGACAGATGATACCTACTCCACTACCGAACCTTATGTATCAATCAATCAGCCGGCTAATGGCGTACTTCGAAGAACACTGAATTCGCAAGATGTAACCACAAATACCTCCAAAAAGGCTTACAAGTTTGATCAAGTTTATGGATCACAGGCTGATCAGGGGTTGCTTTACTCACACGTGGCACTTCCGCTATTATCAGAGTTCTTAGAAGGGACAAATGTATCGATTTTAGCATATGGGCAAACCGGTACTGGAAAGACGTATACTATGTGTGGATTCAATAGCAATAATAACATGGATGAATTGCCACTACCCGAAGTTGCCGGAATCATACCGAGAACGTTAtttgaactttttgaaaagttggaaTACATGGGCGATGATTACATGGTGAAGGTTTCCTACTTGGAAATTTACAACGAAGAGCTAGCAGATTTGCTACTGAATCacaacaagaaattacGAGTACATGAGAGGGTAAACTCAGTATCGAAAGTTGGAGTTTctcaaaaatcaataagTATTCAAAACCTATCCGAGCTCTGCATTAACAACTACTCCGAGGGTGTTAAGTTGCTAAAGATGGGGtttaacaaaaagaaaacaaccGCCACGAATATGAATGAGGCATCTTCTAGGTCCCACACAATATTTTGCATACTGTTGTACAGAAAAGACCCGAACAACGATTCAATGTACAGagtttccaaaatgaaTTTAGTCGATTTGGCTGGATCTGAAAATATCAGCAGGTCTGGATCTGTTGTGAAAGAGGCAGGTGGAATAAACCAATCGTTATTGGCTTTAGGGAGAGTCATCAATGCGTTAAATGAACAAAAGCTCTCTCAGCACATACCTTACCGAGAATCAAAACTTACTCATATTTTGCAGGATTCTTTAGGAGGTGGTACCAAAACTACCCTTATTGCCACTATTTCTCCGGCTAAGATCAACGCCATGGAAACGTGCTCTACATTAGACTATGCAAGCAAAGCAAAGAACATAAAAAACACACCACAAAGTGGTCATGATTCAGAGGTGATTCTAAAGAAAATATTGGTAAAGAATTTGACAAACGAGATTAGCCAATTAAATCTGGATTTGATGGCTACAAGGCATAAAAATGGTATttatttggatcaaaagAGCTACAAGAATTTAATTTCGGAAAATGAGTCATTGAAAACACAGTTGAGGGAGAACTCGTTAAAGGTTGAGctgttgaacaagaaatgCGATGCTTTGGAACAGCTTAGAAATGAAAGCAAGGAAGAACTAtcgtttttcaaatctcaaaatgaaaatttaaGCCAGAAAGCTGGAGTTATCGAGTCTAAGTTGCAAGATGCATCTTCCAAATTATCACACCGAGATGCAACAATCAATTCGTTGACTGCAAAGTTGAAACTGGTACTCGAAAAGTCCTCTACATCGGCCACAATGTTGACTACCCtcctttcaaatcatttgaatgCGTCTTTGAATTTACTTCGTGATACTATTACGATGCAATCAAGCTCTACATCTGTTGGTACAGTAgatgattttcaaaagaagttttTAAAGGAATTGCAATGCTTCAAGGACGATATACAGCTGAAGCTCCAACTGTATCAAAAGAACTTAGACGAAAAGGTGAATGAAGATTTATTGTCCACCTTTGATTCTTTACAGGAGTGCATGGACGGTTTATACTCTCTTCAACAAAGGCTGACTTTAACTATTCAAGAAGCTGTGACAGACTTGAGGGTTGCCAATGAAAAGTTATCTGGTCATTTGATGGGGGATTACATGACTGGCGTTGAAGAGACAATACAACGCAGGcatgaagaaattttacGGAAAGATTTTGTGTCCCTttatgaaaatttgaaactgactataaacaaagagattgaaaaatcaattcagAATGCAATGAAAAGCACTGGTGCAGCAACTCACGACGTACTAGTGAAGGAAAAAGCGCACGTTGTTACGTTTgagaagaattggaaaacacGGGTAAATGAGGTCGTCCCTAAGATTGAGAAAGAGTTGAAGGCAAGTCACCATGCCCTTGAAACATCAGCCGGTAAATTAAGCGAGCTACATTCTAACGGTTCTCAAAGTGTTAAATCTATATTGGAGGAAAAGTTCAGTATATCTTTTGACAAACTACCAGACACTGCCCAACTACCAAAGATAGTTAAAAACATGAAATCGCTTGATGATCTGCTTTCACAAAAGTTGCAAGACATAAACGCCAATTTAAaacatattcaacaatttgatgcTAAAAGAGCATTTGAGATATCTCCATTAAAATCAAAGCTTGAACAATCACCACCAACTGAATCTGGTATGAGTCAGCAAGCATCACAACCCGTTCGGAGACGAGCACTTTCATTGTCACCTGTTAAATCAAGCAGGGCGCCGACCCCTTCCAAGATTCCGACCATGAAACGTCTGAACACCAatgtggttgatgatgaccAATCCAAGAGGCGAAAGGTGTTGCTGTCAGTCTATAATGTAACATAA